The following proteins are co-located in the Acidicapsa acidisoli genome:
- a CDS encoding TonB-dependent receptor, translating to MQEAIHPSPLNRMCWAIRLLTIVVAIALGGAIGWTQSTQGSILGTVKDAKGAVIQGALVTLTNTDAGVVRTTTTSGSGDYQFLDAVAAHYDVEVAAPGFENWKINGAQLAVRQQLRIDVSLAVGGVQQTVEVSGDNASAIETDSASINAVYSADDAINLPTNSRAGSNGTSGLSLIGTLPGVQTDGSGSSATYSLQGGLPFQTEVAVDGITVQSATGNSPIQDAFPSTDAIAEIRADGVLNNAEIGQPGEVTITSKGGTNKFHGSTYWYAQNQDFDAIQFGAGSKPHKVGNTFGARFSGPVVIPHLYDGHDKFFIYGGYEGYRFPQQAPNQYTVPTAAMKTGDFTDYTANGFTGLSNPFSGGSYGNALPSSAINSASKQFLQFFPDPNHVATLTNGGSVPTTSYVDGESPNYYVNQDDSQHSDQFDIRPDKYFGANQKFLLWGRYSYKNFPANSAEALNVPSAQNTNQNNSLTTSFNWTIKPNLINEFRFGFTLQKTGKSDSFNGTTFTQGLGLVGLQNLFYNGIPELDFGHLSSLNADRLTSLSQSKTYVYTDAVSWTKGKHNFRFGTDIRSLEAITPLGFNGSDNYGTFGYTNTGNAVGEFTGVDFADFLVGVPNNTFYDVVQQDNDGKSIHYHFYAQDEWKASPRLTVSYGVRYEYHPGYFDPHGDIGNFDPSLPLAGRAIYPDGKSSLLAQSFLESANACDADGVHNTNSAIVNGAPCMPVLTNSAAGFPSGLKKVPHLRFMPRFGIAYRPFNSDKTVFRGGYGIYNITMLGSNFYSLTGTLQAQTTQYVNTYNSNTHTIGYQWPNIYAGAGNGGCTTCYGQDYFGTANSTIWKDPYTEQWTASIDHDFGGGFAARVSYIGAETHDLVWAPDENSLPFSSTVSAYNQPNSARLFPNWGVINTRDTGANASYNSLQLDASHRLQHGLQFDTAFTWAKALADNQGPSSTSFAGESGGQRSTSILDRGADFGNVVGTRRLLWNTTALYDLPFGRGKQFGANMPRALDAVVGGWRLSNIFTWQSGAFLTPYFAGGEGDPSGTGSGLSSSLAGWTPTGRAQHADNVAGVGWKPSGQNRNNWINSGAFACPGMPSWTPGTACTTGAGYDQNGNALSPNPLPIGRFGNSQVGSIVGPSYINLNTGLVKTFSITEGLKLRAEGTFTNVLNHINLDESSMNLDLSSTSFGTLTKGLAPRVGQVSMRLEF from the coding sequence ATGCAAGAAGCCATCCATCCATCTCCGCTAAACCGCATGTGCTGGGCAATCCGATTGCTCACTATTGTGGTTGCGATTGCGCTGGGAGGCGCGATCGGCTGGACGCAGTCCACGCAGGGATCCATTCTTGGCACAGTCAAGGACGCCAAGGGAGCAGTCATCCAGGGTGCTCTTGTGACCTTGACGAATACCGACGCAGGCGTCGTACGTACCACCACGACCAGTGGCAGCGGAGATTACCAGTTCCTGGACGCTGTAGCCGCTCATTATGATGTCGAGGTCGCGGCGCCTGGATTCGAAAACTGGAAGATTAACGGAGCGCAGCTTGCGGTTCGCCAGCAACTACGTATCGACGTCTCGCTGGCGGTCGGCGGGGTGCAACAGACGGTTGAGGTTTCCGGTGACAATGCCAGCGCGATCGAAACGGACTCGGCTTCGATCAACGCCGTTTACAGTGCGGACGACGCGATCAATCTGCCGACCAACTCGCGGGCCGGCTCGAATGGCACCAGCGGTCTGAGCCTGATCGGCACACTGCCGGGCGTCCAGACGGACGGCTCGGGCAGTTCAGCTACGTACTCGCTCCAGGGCGGGTTGCCTTTCCAGACGGAAGTCGCAGTAGACGGTATCACGGTGCAGAGCGCTACTGGGAATTCTCCAATTCAAGATGCATTTCCTTCCACCGATGCAATCGCTGAGATTCGTGCAGACGGCGTTTTGAACAATGCGGAGATCGGCCAGCCCGGTGAGGTTACGATCACCAGCAAGGGCGGCACCAACAAATTCCATGGGTCGACTTACTGGTATGCCCAGAATCAGGATTTTGACGCAATTCAGTTCGGCGCGGGCTCTAAGCCACACAAGGTCGGGAACACCTTTGGCGCACGGTTTTCCGGTCCGGTAGTGATTCCTCACCTTTATGATGGACATGACAAGTTCTTCATCTATGGCGGGTATGAGGGCTACCGTTTTCCGCAACAGGCTCCCAACCAGTACACCGTGCCAACGGCGGCGATGAAGACGGGCGACTTCACTGACTATACGGCTAACGGATTTACGGGCCTGAGCAACCCATTCTCGGGTGGATCGTACGGAAATGCACTGCCTTCTTCGGCAATCAACTCAGCCTCGAAGCAGTTCCTGCAGTTCTTTCCTGATCCAAACCACGTTGCGACTCTGACAAACGGCGGATCTGTTCCGACCACCTCGTATGTTGACGGTGAGTCGCCAAACTACTACGTCAACCAAGACGACAGCCAGCATTCGGATCAGTTTGATATTCGTCCGGACAAGTACTTTGGCGCGAACCAGAAGTTCCTGCTGTGGGGGCGCTATTCGTACAAGAACTTCCCAGCCAACTCGGCGGAGGCTCTGAATGTGCCTTCCGCGCAGAACACGAATCAGAATAACAGCCTGACAACCAGCTTCAACTGGACGATCAAGCCAAACCTGATCAACGAATTCCGCTTTGGCTTCACCTTGCAGAAGACGGGCAAATCCGATTCCTTTAACGGTACGACGTTTACGCAGGGCCTGGGACTGGTGGGTCTACAAAATCTCTTCTACAACGGAATTCCAGAATTGGATTTTGGCCATCTCTCCAGCCTGAATGCGGATCGTCTTACCTCGCTCAGCCAGTCCAAAACCTACGTCTATACCGACGCGGTGAGCTGGACGAAGGGCAAGCACAACTTCAGATTCGGCACGGATATTCGCTCGCTGGAAGCCATTACGCCACTCGGTTTCAACGGATCGGACAACTACGGAACCTTCGGCTACACCAATACAGGTAACGCGGTAGGCGAGTTCACTGGCGTTGACTTTGCCGACTTCCTGGTCGGTGTTCCCAACAACACGTTTTACGACGTGGTGCAGCAGGACAACGACGGCAAGTCGATTCACTACCATTTCTATGCTCAGGATGAGTGGAAGGCTTCGCCGAGGTTGACCGTGAGCTACGGCGTTCGCTATGAATATCACCCCGGCTACTTCGATCCACACGGGGACATCGGCAACTTTGATCCTAGCCTTCCTCTCGCGGGACGCGCGATCTATCCGGATGGCAAGTCCAGCCTGCTGGCGCAGTCCTTTCTGGAGAGCGCGAATGCCTGCGATGCTGATGGCGTGCATAACACCAATTCCGCAATCGTCAACGGCGCGCCCTGTATGCCTGTTCTCACGAATAGCGCGGCTGGGTTTCCGTCTGGTTTGAAGAAGGTTCCACACCTGCGCTTCATGCCGCGCTTCGGTATCGCATATCGCCCGTTCAACAGCGACAAGACGGTCTTTCGCGGCGGCTACGGCATCTACAACATCACTATGCTGGGATCGAATTTCTACTCGCTTACGGGTACGTTGCAGGCCCAGACGACGCAATACGTGAACACGTACAACTCCAATACGCACACGATTGGCTACCAGTGGCCGAACATCTACGCCGGTGCCGGTAACGGCGGTTGCACTACCTGCTATGGCCAGGACTACTTTGGAACGGCTAACAGCACCATCTGGAAAGATCCTTACACGGAGCAGTGGACGGCCAGTATCGACCATGACTTCGGTGGGGGATTTGCAGCACGTGTCTCCTACATCGGCGCTGAAACGCACGACCTGGTCTGGGCTCCGGATGAAAACTCTTTGCCCTTCTCGTCGACGGTTTCTGCGTACAACCAACCCAACAGCGCGCGTCTGTTCCCCAACTGGGGTGTCATCAATACTCGGGACACCGGCGCGAATGCCAGCTACAACTCACTGCAACTGGATGCAAGCCATCGCCTGCAGCACGGACTGCAGTTTGACACCGCATTCACATGGGCCAAGGCACTGGCTGACAATCAGGGACCAAGCAGCACCAGCTTCGCGGGAGAGAGCGGCGGTCAGCGCTCGACCTCGATCTTGGATCGCGGCGCGGACTTCGGCAACGTGGTGGGGACTCGCCGTCTGCTGTGGAACACGACTGCTCTCTATGATCTGCCTTTCGGTCGCGGAAAGCAGTTTGGCGCAAATATGCCCAGGGCTCTGGACGCAGTGGTTGGCGGCTGGCGCTTGAGCAACATCTTCACATGGCAGAGCGGCGCGTTCCTCACACCTTACTTTGCGGGCGGCGAGGGTGATCCTTCAGGTACGGGTTCTGGTCTCAGTTCGAGCCTTGCCGGATGGACCCCTACGGGACGTGCGCAGCATGCTGATAACGTTGCTGGGGTAGGCTGGAAGCCCTCCGGCCAGAATCGTAACAACTGGATCAATTCCGGCGCTTTTGCCTGCCCCGGAATGCCCTCATGGACTCCCGGTACTGCCTGCACGACCGGCGCTGGATATGATCAAAACGGCAATGCTCTCAGCCCGAATCCGCTTCCGATTGGCCGCTTTGGCAACTCGCAGGTGGGATCGATTGTTGGCCCCAGCTACATCAACCTGAACACCGGCCTGGTGAAGACTTTCAGCATCACGGAAGGCCTCAAGCTGCGTGCCGAGGGTACGTTTACCAACGTGCTCAATCACATCAACCTGGACGAAAGCTCGATGAACCTCGATCTAAGTTCGACGAGCTTCGGCACGTTGACAAAGGGGCTCGCACCGCGCGTCGGCCAGGTGTCAATGCGTCTAGAGTTCTAA
- a CDS encoding bifunctional YncE family protein/alkaline phosphatase family protein: MTYRQVLVTALCSVTLACAPSFVPGQQAAGVGLSAILPNGRQIRPAGNWIPLAPYPFAIALKPNGSQAAVPSIGFPFALNVIEHPDGDTPAVRRRPSGENNDPAIETHAGLAYSTDGRTLYVATGNSGKIALYSTADWRQAGQIPLDAKVGGTDFTGSFAASVLVSGDGRTLFALDQGNWRVVVIDVAQSQVIASIPTGAYPFGLTLSPDGNRLYVTNIGLFEYTAIPGAKREDALGTGLKFPPFGYPSKEAREGVTLDGRKIPGLGDENSDRGSSLWTYDIHDVQRPTLSAKLHLGDRISEARNGDVGGSAPTGVVADGNAVYVSLAHQDSVAKVSADGSKVLAETPLSPFTGRRFEDAQGRPLRGVMPSGLALGDGRLYVAESGIDAVAVLDASTMRVLEHIPAGWNPSAVALSPGGKTLYIVNTKGKGAGPNAGKLHAESSPTYVGSLEYGSLTVVNLASLPDAQTLTGEVLANNTYAIAKRPELPRLKHCFLVIRENRTYDEVLGDIVNANGDPALARYGLDGWAEERHQTKIEADHLKVTPNLHAIAQRYAISDNFYVDSDVSADGHRWVVGINPTPFFNTAWSSGYGGRRSADAGAPQPGRRALFGGADAPMPEDEPQFGSLWEHIADSGRGILNYGEGLEVEGNDEMAGAAPEGQRLFLNAPVPKPIFESTDRSFPTFNVGIPDQLRVEEFKRDFSRRLAQNKIPGLIVIRLPNDHTADPRPGDGYPYRASYVADNDLALGRIVDYLSKTSIWKDSALFVTEDDAQGGVDHVDAHRSILAIASPWATPGAVSHQHSSMGSITRTINELLGVGALNLEDALAGDFIGVFAASPNLEPFTFQPSDPKVFDATKAKPAKPKTKVEAAALRDMDDAPEIQKQMEKSKSSLSRPTAVD; the protein is encoded by the coding sequence ATGACTTATAGACAAGTCCTGGTTACCGCCCTTTGCTCTGTTACCCTCGCTTGCGCTCCATCCTTCGTACCTGGCCAGCAAGCTGCCGGAGTGGGACTCAGCGCGATTCTTCCCAACGGGCGTCAAATCCGTCCGGCCGGCAACTGGATTCCGCTGGCTCCGTATCCGTTCGCAATTGCGCTCAAGCCGAATGGTTCGCAGGCTGCGGTGCCGTCGATTGGCTTTCCTTTTGCGCTCAATGTGATCGAGCATCCGGATGGAGATACGCCGGCGGTGCGCAGGAGGCCTTCTGGTGAGAATAACGACCCGGCGATCGAGACGCATGCCGGTCTTGCCTACTCGACCGATGGCCGGACGCTCTATGTGGCGACGGGGAACTCGGGCAAGATTGCGCTGTATTCGACCGCGGACTGGCGGCAGGCAGGTCAGATTCCACTGGATGCCAAGGTTGGCGGGACCGATTTTACCGGCAGTTTTGCCGCTTCTGTGCTTGTCTCCGGCGACGGACGCACGCTCTTTGCGCTAGATCAGGGCAACTGGCGTGTCGTGGTGATCGATGTGGCTCAGAGCCAGGTCATCGCTTCGATTCCGACTGGCGCGTATCCATTCGGGCTGACTCTTTCTCCCGACGGCAACCGGCTTTACGTGACTAACATTGGGTTGTTTGAGTACACGGCGATTCCGGGAGCGAAGCGCGAAGACGCGCTCGGAACCGGGTTGAAATTTCCGCCGTTCGGCTATCCCTCAAAAGAAGCTCGCGAGGGAGTGACGCTTGACGGCCGCAAGATTCCCGGGTTGGGCGATGAAAATTCCGATCGAGGCAGTTCGCTCTGGACGTATGACATTCACGACGTGCAACGCCCAACACTGTCTGCGAAGCTTCATCTTGGCGACCGTATCAGTGAGGCGCGCAACGGCGATGTTGGTGGGAGCGCGCCGACGGGAGTGGTTGCGGATGGCAACGCGGTGTATGTCTCGCTGGCGCATCAGGATTCCGTCGCAAAGGTCAGCGCGGATGGCTCGAAGGTGCTGGCGGAGACGCCCTTGTCTCCGTTTACCGGAAGGCGATTTGAGGATGCGCAAGGACGCCCGCTTCGGGGCGTGATGCCGAGCGGCCTCGCGCTCGGGGATGGGCGGCTTTACGTTGCGGAGTCGGGCATCGACGCCGTTGCGGTTTTGGATGCGAGCACGATGCGGGTTCTGGAACACATTCCGGCGGGATGGAATCCCAGCGCGGTGGCTCTTTCGCCCGGAGGCAAGACACTTTACATTGTTAACACCAAGGGCAAGGGCGCAGGACCTAACGCCGGCAAACTTCACGCAGAGAGCTCCCCAACGTATGTAGGCTCGCTGGAATACGGCAGCCTGACGGTGGTGAATCTGGCAAGTTTGCCCGATGCGCAGACTCTTACCGGTGAGGTTCTGGCAAACAATACCTATGCGATCGCCAAGCGGCCAGAGCTGCCTCGGCTTAAGCACTGCTTTCTCGTGATTCGTGAGAATCGGACGTATGACGAGGTGCTTGGGGACATCGTGAATGCCAATGGAGATCCGGCGCTGGCCCGGTATGGGCTTGACGGCTGGGCCGAAGAGCGGCACCAGACGAAGATTGAAGCGGACCATCTCAAGGTGACGCCAAATCTGCATGCCATTGCTCAGCGATACGCGATCAGCGATAACTTCTATGTCGACTCGGATGTTTCGGCGGACGGACACCGCTGGGTGGTCGGGATTAATCCCACGCCCTTTTTCAATACGGCCTGGTCGAGCGGCTACGGCGGACGACGGAGTGCCGATGCTGGCGCGCCGCAGCCCGGCCGTCGCGCGCTCTTTGGCGGAGCCGATGCGCCTATGCCGGAGGATGAACCACAATTTGGATCGCTGTGGGAACATATCGCTGATTCGGGGCGGGGGATTCTGAACTATGGGGAGGGCTTGGAAGTCGAGGGCAATGATGAGATGGCTGGGGCTGCGCCGGAGGGCCAGAGACTCTTTCTCAATGCTCCGGTGCCGAAGCCAATTTTTGAATCAACCGACCGCAGCTTTCCTACCTTCAACGTTGGAATTCCGGACCAGCTCCGTGTGGAGGAGTTCAAGCGTGACTTCAGCCGGAGACTCGCCCAAAACAAGATTCCGGGGCTGATCGTGATTCGGCTGCCGAATGACCACACGGCCGATCCGCGACCTGGAGACGGCTACCCGTATCGGGCGTCATATGTAGCGGATAACGATCTTGCCCTTGGCCGCATTGTGGATTACCTGTCGAAGACCAGCATCTGGAAAGACTCGGCACTCTTTGTCACGGAAGATGACGCGCAGGGCGGCGTGGACCATGTAGACGCCCACCGCAGCATTCTGGCGATTGCCAGTCCTTGGGCTACGCCTGGAGCGGTGAGCCATCAGCACTCCAGCATGGGCAGCATTACACGGACGATCAACGAATTGCTGGGGGTTGGAGCGCTGAACCTGGAAGATGCGCTGGCTGGGGATTTTATCGGCGTTTTCGCTGCATCGCCAAATCTCGAACCGTTTACCTTCCAGCCCAGCGATCCGAAGGTCTTTGACGCGACAAAAGCGAAACCCGCCAAGCCCAAGACCAAAGTGGAGGCCGCTGCCCTGAGGGATATGGATGACGCGCCGGAGATTCAAAAGCAGATGGAAAAGAGTAAGTCCAGTCTAAGCAGGCCTACGGCAGTGGATTAA
- a CDS encoding MFS transporter, producing MHLSDQDSKSARYGHWRSAAFTSSWLLYAGYYLCRENMRTVRTLPGAPPAQDDLTGLLFNFALAYVVGHLVSGTLADLPRFWAGPRKTALTGGLVSAIATAAMLFAQAPHAMLALQLLNGFAQGLGFPALCRMLAVWFSRAERPNVLAWWSASYSLGGVLAASLTLWCATTQLIMPSWGWQRCFIFPPILLALISAYFFFTTRDEPADAGLEPISPPEEDLAVFRNPRTAGIWSGWWAVLSNGHIRTIAAMYFFLKMTRYALLFWLPLYLVQTTHLSRNRAASTAALFEFFGFAGALLAVHLSIQYFKSRRYPVAAIMLFGLGFLALIQPLITAMGWWVSAISVAAMGLLVYAVDALMVSVAVLESVPLACSARAIAAVNGAGSVGQMLSPLLVTSFARHYGWDNLFNLFLITSLIAAAIVAPRWNDDARELAPATVPDSALNPLP from the coding sequence ATGCATCTATCGGACCAGGATTCCAAATCAGCTCGATATGGTCACTGGCGCTCAGCCGCCTTCACTTCGAGTTGGCTGTTATATGCCGGCTATTACCTGTGCCGCGAGAACATGCGGACCGTCCGCACTCTTCCCGGCGCGCCACCGGCTCAGGATGACCTGACCGGGCTGCTCTTCAACTTCGCACTCGCCTATGTCGTTGGCCATCTCGTTTCGGGCACACTGGCCGACTTGCCGCGTTTCTGGGCCGGGCCTCGCAAAACCGCGCTCACCGGCGGACTCGTCTCGGCCATCGCAACCGCAGCCATGCTCTTCGCCCAAGCGCCACACGCAATGCTCGCGCTCCAGTTGCTCAACGGCTTTGCGCAAGGGCTCGGCTTCCCCGCACTTTGCCGTATGCTGGCCGTCTGGTTCAGCCGCGCCGAACGACCTAATGTCCTCGCCTGGTGGAGCGCCAGCTACTCGCTCGGAGGAGTCCTCGCCGCCAGCCTCACCCTGTGGTGCGCGACGACCCAGCTCATTATGCCGTCCTGGGGATGGCAGCGATGTTTCATCTTCCCGCCCATTCTGCTGGCCTTGATCTCTGCCTACTTCTTTTTCACCACAAGAGACGAACCTGCGGACGCCGGTCTTGAGCCCATCAGCCCACCCGAGGAAGACTTAGCAGTTTTCCGGAATCCTCGTACAGCCGGGATTTGGTCCGGCTGGTGGGCCGTACTATCCAACGGCCACATCCGCACAATCGCGGCCATGTACTTCTTTCTCAAGATGACGCGGTATGCGCTCCTTTTCTGGCTGCCTCTTTACCTTGTACAAACCACGCACCTGTCCAGAAATCGAGCCGCTTCCACGGCCGCGCTCTTTGAGTTCTTCGGCTTCGCTGGAGCCCTGCTCGCCGTGCATCTTTCCATTCAATACTTCAAGTCGCGGCGTTATCCCGTAGCCGCGATCATGCTCTTTGGGCTTGGTTTTCTGGCTCTCATCCAGCCACTCATCACGGCCATGGGCTGGTGGGTCTCGGCCATCAGCGTAGCTGCAATGGGCCTGCTGGTCTACGCCGTGGACGCGCTGATGGTCTCGGTGGCTGTGCTTGAAAGCGTCCCGCTCGCCTGTTCCGCCCGAGCCATCGCGGCAGTTAACGGAGCGGGCTCCGTGGGCCAGATGCTCTCGCCACTCCTGGTCACTTCGTTCGCCCGCCACTACGGCTGGGACAATCTCTTCAACCTCTTCCTGATCACATCCTTGATAGCCGCCGCCATCGTCGCTCCTCGCTGGAACGACGATGCGCGAGAACTCGCTCCTGCCACCGTTCCGGATTCTGCGCTTAATCCACTGCCGTAG
- a CDS encoding ATP-binding protein, giving the protein MGDLLIQAKLVTPEQVAYALEVQTERGGRLGDHLVATGAISQQALETFLHRIPAEPANIAATKIEATDLLSLLMKQIYVGHLGTMRQFIDVIKLPYHIVHDLVQMATDRQLLHALGSRESANPLDMSYALTEVGKRWVLDALERLRYAGPAPVTIEEFNLQVNLQKITNEVITYERIRKAMGDLTFDDKIVEQSGPALNSGRAMLLYGPPGNGKTSVALSFASVFNDVIYVPYAVVVEGQIMRVYDPSVHLPLVTTSESRENFLSFVRNEEYDARWVPCRRPFVVTGGELTLEMLDLRYDTSSNFYEAPLHVKALGGCFLIDDFGRQMVTPTILLNRWIVPLESRVDYLKLHTGKSFVIPFEEMVIFSTNLEPEDLMDPAFLRRLPYKIEVGGPSLELYRRIFEKECERQGITLPDEIFHIIVHKLIHEKGLELAAFQPRFIVDQVVATCRFMNQPPHFEPRFVDYALDNLRVRRNSPTKPSAPSSDASAH; this is encoded by the coding sequence TTGGGGGATCTGCTGATCCAGGCGAAGCTAGTCACGCCAGAGCAAGTAGCCTACGCCCTCGAAGTTCAAACAGAACGCGGCGGCCGCCTCGGCGATCATCTCGTCGCCACCGGAGCCATCTCCCAGCAGGCGCTTGAGACTTTTCTCCACCGCATTCCCGCCGAGCCGGCAAACATTGCCGCCACAAAAATCGAAGCGACTGACCTCCTCAGCCTGTTGATGAAGCAGATCTACGTCGGCCATCTGGGAACCATGCGTCAGTTCATCGACGTCATCAAGCTCCCGTATCACATCGTCCACGACCTGGTGCAAATGGCCACCGACCGGCAACTGCTCCACGCGCTCGGCTCGCGTGAATCCGCGAACCCGCTCGACATGAGCTACGCGCTTACCGAGGTGGGCAAACGCTGGGTTCTCGATGCTCTCGAACGGCTGCGCTACGCGGGACCCGCGCCCGTGACCATCGAAGAGTTCAACCTCCAGGTCAACCTGCAGAAGATCACGAACGAAGTCATCACCTACGAGCGCATTCGTAAAGCCATGGGCGACCTCACCTTTGACGACAAAATCGTCGAACAAAGCGGGCCGGCCTTGAACTCCGGCCGCGCCATGCTCCTCTACGGTCCGCCCGGCAACGGCAAGACATCCGTTGCACTCAGCTTTGCCAGCGTCTTCAACGACGTCATCTACGTGCCCTACGCGGTGGTCGTCGAAGGCCAGATCATGCGCGTCTACGACCCAAGCGTCCATCTTCCGCTCGTCACCACATCCGAAAGCCGCGAAAACTTCCTCTCTTTCGTTCGAAACGAAGAATATGACGCCCGCTGGGTTCCCTGCCGCCGCCCATTTGTCGTCACCGGCGGCGAACTGACGCTGGAGATGCTCGATCTCCGCTACGACACCTCGTCCAATTTCTACGAAGCCCCATTGCACGTCAAGGCGTTGGGGGGCTGTTTCCTGATCGACGACTTCGGCCGCCAGATGGTCACTCCAACCATCCTGCTCAACCGCTGGATCGTGCCATTGGAAAGCCGCGTCGACTACCTGAAGCTGCACACCGGCAAGAGCTTCGTCATCCCTTTCGAAGAGATGGTGATCTTCTCCACCAACCTCGAACCCGAAGACCTGATGGACCCTGCCTTCCTGCGCCGTTTGCCCTATAAAATCGAGGTCGGCGGACCATCGCTGGAGCTATACCGTCGCATCTTCGAGAAAGAATGCGAGCGCCAGGGAATAACCCTCCCTGACGAGATATTCCACATCATCGTGCACAAGCTCATCCATGAAAAAGGCCTGGAGCTCGCCGCATTTCAGCCCAGATTCATCGTCGATCAGGTAGTTGCAACCTGCCGGTTCATGAACCAACCGCCGCATTTCGAACCGCGCTTTGTCGACTACGCGCTGGACAATCTAAGAGTGCGGCGAAACTCGCCAACGAAGCCATCCGCACCGTCTTCCGATGCATCAGCCCACTAG